A genomic window from Thunnus thynnus chromosome 12, fThuThy2.1, whole genome shotgun sequence includes:
- the selenop2 gene encoding selenoprotein Pb yields MYSLSSLWLCAALPGLLCASQVSLLVEGGNNASRICKPAPNWTIKGQAPMQKLLGSVVVVALLKASUQFCLTQASNIGGLRDRLNRSKLTEVSFMIVNEREALSRAMYWELKRKAPPDVPVYQQAPFQSDVWEELDGDKDDFLVYDRCGLLTYHVVLPYSFLHYPYVEAAIRATYHKNICNCSINSTLSSGNNNSITTNETAQLSVNEPTTLPTSQLETDEPEEEITAPRSTHHHNLHHHHPHHHHHTTHQNQSHHQQDTNQNKTQNLPSPHHSHDHVHPPHHH; encoded by the exons ATGTACTCTCTCTCGTCGCTGTGGCTGTGCGCGGCCCTGCCAGGCCTGCTGTGTGCCTCACAAGTCTCTCTGCTGGTAGAGGGGGGCAATAATGCCTCCAGGATCTGCAAACCTGCCCCCAACTGGACCATAAAGGGACAGGCACCCATGCAGAAGCTGCTGGGaagtgtggtggtggtggcgctACTGAAGGCCAGCTGACAGTTCTGTCTCACTCAGGCCTCCAA CATTGGAGGTCTGCGTGACAGGCTGAACCGCAGCAAACTGACGGAGGTGTCTTTCATGATAGTAAACGAGCGAGAGGCTCTGTCCAGAGCCATGTACTGGGAGCTGAAGAGAAAAGCTCCACCTGATGTTCCGGTGTATCAGCAGGCTCCCTTTCAAAGTGACGTGTGGGAGGAGCTGGATGGTGACAAAGATGACTTCCTGGTCTATGATAG GTGTGGTCTCCTCACCTACCATGTAGTGCTACCGTACAGTTTCCTGCACTACCCATATGTAGAGGCTGCAATCAGAGCCACCTATCACAAAAATATCTGCAATTGCTCT ATTAATTCCACTTTATCAAGcggcaacaacaacagcatcaCGACGAACGAGACAGCGCAGTTGAGTGTCAACGAACcaactacattacccacaagTCAACTGGAAACTGATGAACCAGAGGAGGAAATCACAGCTCCTAGATCCACTCATCACCacaaccttcatcatcatcatcctcatcaccaccatcatacCACTCACCAGAATCAATCCCACCATCAGCAGGATACAAATCAGAATAAAACTCAAAATCTTCCATCTCCCCATCACAGTCACGACCACGTCCATCCTCCGCATCATCATTAG